A single Bacteroidales bacterium DNA region contains:
- a CDS encoding rhodanese-like domain-containing protein, producing the protein MKTASRLSLVIVICFAACRSFVTTTLESELFEEAMKKVANPQLIDVRTPEEFKEGHLPGAILIDIKEPDFDKVILNLDAEQPVFVYCRSGRRSLKAAKILEKNKFRVVYNLAGGINAWKGKDKAVTIPE; encoded by the coding sequence ATGAAAACAGCGAGTCGGTTAAGCCTTGTGATTGTGATATGTTTCGCGGCTTGTAGATCGTTTGTAACGACAACACTGGAATCTGAACTTTTCGAAGAGGCCATGAAAAAAGTTGCGAACCCACAACTGATAGATGTCCGTACCCCGGAAGAATTCAAGGAAGGACATCTTCCCGGAGCCATTCTTATAGATATTAAAGAGCCCGATTTTGACAAGGTAATCCTTAATCTGGATGCGGAACAGCCGGTTTTTGTGTATTGCCGTTCGGGAAGACGAAGCCTGAAGGCCGCTAAGATCCTTGAAAAAAATAAATTCAGGGTGGTATATAACCTTGCCGGGGGAATCAATGCATGGAAAGGTAAAGATAAAGCTGTGACCATACCGGAATAA